The following coding sequences are from one Halorubrum sp. BOL3-1 window:
- a CDS encoding 50S ribosomal protein L6 yields the protein MNRVEIEIPDDVSAETDHLELTVEGPNGSVTRRLWYPDIDVSVEDGAVVIASENEDAKTNATVGTFESHVANMIHGVTGGWEYAMEVYYAHFPMQVNVEGDEVVIENFLGESAARRTPIRGDTEVQVDGETVTLTGSDKEAVGQTAADIEQLTKVTDKDTRVFQDGVYIVEKPTGGA from the coding sequence ATGAACAGAGTCGAAATCGAGATTCCGGACGACGTCTCCGCAGAAACCGATCACCTCGAGCTCACCGTCGAGGGGCCCAACGGGAGCGTCACGCGACGCCTCTGGTACCCCGACATCGACGTGTCGGTCGAGGACGGCGCGGTGGTCATCGCCTCCGAGAACGAGGACGCGAAGACCAACGCCACGGTCGGTACCTTCGAGAGCCACGTCGCCAACATGATCCACGGCGTCACCGGCGGCTGGGAGTACGCGATGGAAGTGTACTACGCTCACTTCCCGATGCAGGTGAACGTGGAGGGCGACGAGGTCGTCATCGAGAACTTCCTCGGAGAGAGCGCCGCGCGGCGCACCCCGATCCGCGGAGACACTGAGGTACAGGTCGACGGCGAGACGGTCACGCTGACGGGCTCCGACAAGGAGGCCGTCGGGCAGACCGCGGCCGACATCGAACAGCTGACGAAGGTGACCGACAAGGACACGCGCGTCTTCCAAGACGGCGTGTACATCGTCGAGAAGCCCACCGGAGGTGCCTAA